The following are from one region of the Polyangiaceae bacterium genome:
- a CDS encoding TetR/AcrR family transcriptional regulator — translation MQAIEPKSDMRREIVSAATRLFAAQGYDGTALQEIADAVGIKKPSLLYHFASKEALRQAVLDDVLARWNDTLPKVLLAATAGEGQFDAVTAEIVSFFSEDPDRGRLLIREALDRPDDMRERLKKHVKPVVVNLSRYLESGQGRGDLWPELDPEAYLFQAIVLFVCGVTLSESFSPLMPASSERGAPQKRLERELLRMAKAAMFTGQARSSVVSGDEVSRGLFGEATKD, via the coding sequence ATGCAAGCCATCGAGCCCAAGAGCGACATGCGTCGCGAGATCGTAAGCGCGGCCACACGGCTGTTTGCGGCTCAGGGCTACGACGGCACCGCGCTGCAAGAGATCGCGGACGCCGTCGGCATCAAGAAGCCGAGCTTGCTTTATCACTTCGCGAGCAAGGAAGCGCTGCGTCAGGCGGTGCTCGACGACGTGCTCGCGCGCTGGAACGACACGCTGCCCAAGGTGCTGCTCGCGGCCACCGCGGGGGAGGGACAGTTCGACGCGGTGACGGCGGAGATCGTCTCCTTCTTTTCGGAGGATCCGGATCGCGGGCGGCTACTGATTCGCGAGGCCCTCGATCGACCGGACGACATGCGCGAGCGCCTGAAGAAGCACGTGAAGCCGGTGGTCGTGAACTTGTCGCGCTATCTCGAGAGCGGGCAGGGGCGCGGCGACCTGTGGCCGGAGCTGGATCCCGAGGCGTACCTGTTCCAGGCCATCGTGCTGTTCGTGTGCGGGGTGACGCTGTCGGAGAGCTTCAGCCCGCTGATGCCGGCGAGCTCCGAGCGCGGCGCTCCGCAGAAGCGTCTGGAGCGGGAGCTCTTGCGCATGGCCAAGGCGGCGATGTTCACAGGCCAGGCTCGAAGCAGCGTGGTCTCGGGGGATGAAGTGTCGAGGGGGCTGTTCGGGGAAGCGACGAAAGACTGA
- a CDS encoding acyl-CoA dehydrogenase family protein, with translation MTKMANFVKDNEDLGYYLDRGIDWDSLLEINETRFGEGAAFSDPEEAKQVYRDMLEMMGEFAADEVAPHSLAIDEVGVHLKDGEVVQPDAMNHVMERIRELEIHGMCLPRELGGMNAPFLMYLINTEVLARADVSVMAHHGFHGGMALAMLLLSIREGTTEIDPETHEISKTRFAEYIEEIRQGNAWGCMDITEPDAGSDMAALKAVGEQDEDGNWFVTGQKIFITSGHGKYHFVIARTEKAGDPNDPMAGLSGLSMFLVPTYEEDADGNRKRIVTVDRVEEKMGHHGSATAALTFDRAPAHLVGQRGEGFKYMLVLMNNARLSVGFESIGLCEAAHRIATAYAAERRSMGKPIERHEMIADYLEEMQTDIQALRAMAMHGGFHEEMAQKLTLRGLASNTGDLSRDRAIRRHQAEARRVTPLLKYLASERAVEMGRRAVQILGGAGYMREYGAEKLVRDAMVMPIYEGTSQIQALMAMKDTLGGIMKNPRGFVKRMAQTRWRWLSSRDPLERRVARIQMLSLGAQQHLLRRTAGAKVRGLSGKPLSEWPTAFFKNWDPKRDFAVAMLHAERLTQLLADELVCEILLGQAKRHPERADVLERYLERAEPRSRYLYDSITSTGGRLLSRLSAAEDEAERAAG, from the coding sequence GTGACGAAAATGGCGAACTTCGTGAAGGACAACGAGGACCTGGGCTACTACCTGGACCGCGGGATCGACTGGGATTCCCTGCTCGAGATCAACGAGACCCGCTTTGGCGAAGGCGCCGCGTTCTCGGATCCGGAGGAAGCCAAGCAGGTCTACCGCGACATGCTGGAGATGATGGGGGAGTTCGCCGCGGACGAGGTAGCGCCCCACTCCCTGGCCATCGACGAAGTGGGCGTGCACCTGAAGGACGGCGAGGTGGTGCAGCCGGACGCGATGAACCACGTCATGGAGCGCATCCGCGAGCTCGAAATCCACGGCATGTGTCTGCCGCGGGAGCTGGGCGGTATGAACGCGCCGTTCTTGATGTACCTGATCAACACCGAGGTGCTGGCCCGGGCGGACGTGAGCGTGATGGCACACCATGGGTTTCACGGTGGCATGGCGCTGGCGATGCTGCTCTTGAGCATTCGCGAAGGCACCACCGAGATCGATCCCGAGACGCACGAGATTTCCAAGACGCGCTTCGCCGAGTACATCGAGGAGATCCGTCAGGGCAACGCCTGGGGGTGCATGGACATCACCGAGCCCGACGCCGGCAGCGACATGGCGGCGCTGAAGGCCGTGGGCGAGCAGGACGAAGACGGCAACTGGTTCGTGACGGGGCAGAAGATCTTCATCACCTCCGGACACGGCAAGTACCACTTCGTGATCGCCCGCACGGAGAAGGCCGGCGATCCGAACGATCCGATGGCGGGGCTCTCGGGCCTGTCCATGTTCCTGGTGCCCACCTACGAAGAAGACGCGGACGGCAATCGCAAGCGCATCGTCACCGTGGATCGGGTGGAAGAGAAGATGGGGCACCACGGCTCCGCCACCGCGGCGCTCACCTTCGATCGCGCTCCGGCGCACTTGGTGGGCCAGCGCGGCGAGGGCTTCAAGTACATGCTGGTGCTGATGAACAACGCTCGCCTGTCCGTCGGCTTCGAGAGCATCGGCCTGTGCGAGGCGGCCCATCGCATTGCCACGGCCTACGCAGCGGAGCGGCGCAGCATGGGCAAGCCCATCGAGCGTCACGAGATGATCGCGGACTACCTGGAAGAGATGCAGACGGACATCCAGGCGCTGCGGGCGATGGCCATGCACGGCGGCTTCCACGAGGAGATGGCACAGAAGCTGACGCTGCGGGGGCTCGCCTCGAACACCGGTGATCTGTCTCGCGATCGCGCCATCAGGCGGCACCAGGCGGAAGCACGGCGAGTGACTCCGCTCTTGAAGTACCTGGCCAGCGAGCGCGCCGTGGAAATGGGGCGCCGCGCGGTGCAGATCCTGGGTGGCGCCGGATACATGCGCGAGTACGGCGCGGAGAAGCTGGTGCGCGACGCGATGGTGATGCCCATCTACGAGGGCACCAGTCAGATCCAGGCGCTGATGGCGATGAAGGACACCCTGGGCGGCATCATGAAGAACCCCCGCGGCTTCGTGAAGCGCATGGCGCAGACGCGCTGGCGCTGGCTCTCGTCGCGGGATCCGCTGGAGCGCCGTGTGGCGCGCATCCAGATGCTGTCCCTCGGCGCGCAGCAGCACCTGCTCCGCCGCACGGCGGGCGCCAAGGTGCGCGGCCTGTCCGGCAAGCCGCTTTCCGAGTGGCCCACGGCGTTCTTCAAGAACTGGGATCCCAAGCGCGACTTCGCGGTGGCCATGCTGCACGCGGAGCGCCTCACGCAGCTCCTGGCCGACGAGCTGGTGTGCGAGATCTTGCTGGGCCAGGCGAAGAGGCATCCGGAACGCGCGGACGTGCTCGAGCGCTATCTGGAGCGCGCCGAGCCCCGCAGCCGCTACCTGTACGATTCGATCACGAGCACGGGTGGCCGACTCCTGTCGCGCCTCTCCGCCGCGGAGGACGAAGCCGAGCGCGCCGCGGGATAG
- a CDS encoding radical SAM protein, with protein MANIGYIQVVRHCNHFCGFCSNPSTPYVHTFESMKVLVDDFVRREYFGVILTGGEPSLHPELPRITEYAREQGLHVRMITNGSRMADDAFAKTMADAGLELVHVSVYSVRPEVEAQLRGMEGTLESAFGAMDAAHCHGIDVNVNCVINRLNADHLDENIQHYLTHHPYIRHFVWNNLDPSMGRAEVNQAEFIMRLTDFEASLHRALTLLYRSGRSFRVERVPLCYMTEFSWASTETRKIIKGEERIVHFLDQKQTVRQTNWEHIYSEACNQCSLRTICGGLFDRGDAFDPAELSPVFVSRDAIVDKVLRDPTDPSMEFKSVSEWKADFDARCRETLAGEHEPRPEHPPQVEGAPAVGLVTEQSIKRYAARREAEGRRADRLGIQLERDEAGKG; from the coding sequence TTGGCGAACATCGGGTATATCCAGGTCGTCCGGCACTGCAATCACTTCTGCGGGTTCTGCTCCAACCCCAGCACGCCGTACGTCCACACCTTCGAATCCATGAAGGTGCTGGTGGATGACTTCGTTCGCCGCGAGTACTTCGGCGTCATCTTGACGGGGGGGGAGCCCTCGCTGCATCCGGAGCTGCCGCGCATCACGGAGTACGCGCGGGAGCAGGGGCTCCACGTGCGGATGATCACCAACGGTTCGCGCATGGCGGACGACGCCTTCGCCAAGACCATGGCGGACGCGGGTCTCGAGCTGGTGCACGTGAGCGTGTACTCCGTGCGCCCGGAGGTGGAGGCCCAGCTGCGCGGGATGGAGGGCACGCTCGAGAGCGCCTTTGGCGCCATGGACGCGGCCCATTGCCATGGCATCGACGTCAACGTGAACTGCGTGATCAATCGACTGAACGCGGATCACCTGGACGAGAACATCCAGCACTACCTCACCCATCACCCGTACATTCGTCACTTCGTGTGGAACAACCTGGACCCATCCATGGGTCGGGCGGAGGTGAACCAGGCGGAATTCATCATGCGCCTCACGGACTTCGAGGCGTCGCTCCACCGCGCCCTCACGTTGCTGTACCGCTCCGGGCGCAGCTTCCGCGTGGAGCGCGTGCCGCTCTGCTACATGACGGAGTTTTCCTGGGCCAGCACGGAGACGCGGAAGATCATCAAGGGCGAGGAGCGCATCGTGCACTTCCTCGACCAGAAGCAGACGGTGCGGCAGACGAACTGGGAGCACATCTACTCCGAGGCGTGCAATCAGTGCTCGCTGCGCACCATCTGCGGTGGGCTCTTCGATCGCGGAGACGCCTTCGATCCGGCGGAGCTCTCGCCGGTGTTCGTGTCGCGGGACGCCATCGTCGACAAGGTGCTGCGGGATCCGACGGACCCGAGCATGGAGTTCAAGTCTGTGTCCGAATGGAAGGCGGACTTCGACGCGCGCTGTCGCGAGACGCTGGCGGGGGAGCACGAGCCGCGTCCGGAGCATCCGCCTCAGGTGGAGGGTGCGCCGGCCGTGGGGCTGGTCACGGAGCAGAGCATCAAGCGCTACGCCGCGCGCCGCGAGGCCGAAGGGCGCCGCGCCGACCGCTTGGGCATTCAGCTGGAACGCGACGAAGCCGGAAAGGGCTGA